One Coregonus clupeaformis isolate EN_2021a chromosome 21, ASM2061545v1, whole genome shotgun sequence DNA window includes the following coding sequences:
- the per2 gene encoding period circadian protein homolog 2 isoform X2, with protein sequence MSEDSDPGCSSMPRGASGCNSMAQLHRMSSYGQGGPDLGLASEGSDSIGRKKVRSRSHRDDVEMKSSGSSGSGTESHGNKSHGSHGNESHGNESHGNESTGSSNGNSKDSALLESSGSNKSSNAHSPSPPSSSNAFSLLSSEQDNPSTSGCSSEESAKAKTQKELLRTLKQLRHLLPADKRNKGNKSSSLNTLKYALRCVKQVEANEEYYQLLLTNDSQPSGLDVSSYTIEEIDSITSEYTLKNNDIFAVAVSLITGKIVYISDQAASILNCKRGVFKDAKFVEFLTPQDVSVFYSFTTPYRLPSWRMCTGAESSPSDCMQEKSFFCRISGGKECEGDLQYYPFRMIPYLMKVQDKVHSEDQFCCLLLAERVHSGYEAPRIPSDKRIFTTTHTPSCVFQDVDERAVPLLGYFPQDLIGTPVLLLMHPDDRPVMLAIHKKILQYAGQPFDHSSIRFCTRNGEYVIIDTSWSSFVNPWSRKVSFVIGRHKVRMGPVNEDVFVAPLPALMETMDSEVQEITEQIHKLLLQPVHNSSSSGYSSVGSNDHLAASQVMTSEGNTRSSSDNNFNSNRSSLSRTRIEEEGESGWAKPRSFQEICKGIHLQKSQEQQIYQASSSAKPETKKNPGKFLQKSPAVVRPKESAAPVAPLNWRDSGVSAGVSAEVRGLSLEDSSSRLAVQEEQLAFNDQTVYSYHQISCLDSVIRYLESCNIPITMKRKCHSSDNTTSSDEDKQKGGDNPMQLSEEIIVDVSVAGKAVEGGSQTPGPPPSAVSPPSLEREPYKKLGLTKQVLAAHTQNEEQTFLCRFRELKGVQAFQANCSQYLERQNGQGAADAVPAVRPCKQAEPAPWRSGRNKKTKSKRVKQNESSDSSVSHRRRQPQPRPHLLNQGLNQTSWSPSNTSQSTFPPLAYPTVVPAYPLQVYPGAGTMAGTMPTRPDNSVAGFGDSQCNQDRQCLPPNIQPSPFSTPMVTPVVALVLPNCMFPQMGSGAPGQQPFYQAETAGYPSQPQPFPLLTSLSYPGQASFTIPAQASFTIQAQFPGQNPFAPQTAFPNPAQPFSFSMPMEAPKPPGETTQSRCSTPGSMGGRDQVSSPPLFQSRCSSPLQLNLLQLEETRCSLERQDSMVVAPSVGTQGNNTVSEKGGSVVGQAIEKVKELQQVGPPGDGNHSDVNSSSSDLLDILLHSDSRSGTSSATSGSMGSSSNGCGTSARTSNSGMSNNSGMLGCRTSASGTSASGVSGSGTVSSSHTSNNSSNYFGSMDSSQNSCKKVKVHSSGGGSGGSVSQGRPMEVEQSQYDKYVLQDLPWLVTANTDDKVMLTYQMPSRGIESVLSEDREKLSVMQKSQPCFTGEQQRELVEVHPWMRRGGLPKVMDVEACVGCEEDAPEAVLSEELPGLDM encoded by the exons ATGTCAGAGGATTCAGACCCAGGGTGCAGCTCCATGCCTAGGGGGGCCTCAGGGTGCAACTCCATGGCCCAGCTCCATCGTATGAGCAGCTACGGCCAGGGTGGTCCAGACCTGGGCCTTGCCTCAGAGGGCAGTGACAGCATTGGGCGTAAGAAAGTCCGCTCACGTTCCCACCGCGACGACGTGGAGATGAAGAGCAGTGGATCCAGCGGGAGCGGGACCGAGTCACACGGCAACAAGAGCCACGGAAGCCATGGAAACGAGAGCCACGGCAACGAGAGTCATGGCAACGAGTCGACAGGTAGCTCCAACGGCAACAGCAAGGATTCCGCCCTCCTGGAGTCATCTGGGAGTAACAAGAG CTCTAACGCCCACAGCCCCTCTCCTCCCAGTAGTTCCAATGCCTTCAGCCTGCTGAGTTCTGAGCAGGACAACCCCTCCACCAGTGGCTGCAGTAGTGAGGAGTCAGCTAAGGCCAAGACCCAGAAGGAGCTGCTCAGGACCCTCAAGCAGCTCAGACATCTCCTGCCTGCTGACAAGAGAAACAAGGGCAACAAGTCCAGCTCCCTCAACACCCTGAAATACGCACTGCGCTGCGTCAAACAGGTGGAAG CCAATGAGGAGTACTACCAGCTGCTGTTGACCAATGACAGTCAGCCATCAGGCCTGGATGTGTCCTCTTACACCATCGAGGAGATAGACAGCATCACCTCAGAGTACACCCTCAAAAACAAT GACATCTTTGCTGTAGCTGTATCTCTGATCACGGGGAAGATCGTCTACATCTCGGACCAGGCCGCCTCCATCCTCAACTGTAAACGGGGCGTCTTCAAGGATGCTAAGTTTGTGGAGTTCTTGACTCCCCAGGACGTCAGTGTTTTCTACAGCTTCACCACGCCCTACCGCCTGCCCTCCTGGAGGATGTGCACCGGAGCAG AGTCATCCCCGTCGGACTGCATGCAGGAAAAATCGTTCTTCTGTcggatcag TGGTGGTAAGGAGTGTGAGGGGGACCTGCAGTACTACCCATTCCGTATGATCCCCTACCTAATGAAGGTACAGGACAAGGTCCATTCTGAGGACCAGTTCTGCTGCCTCCTACTGGCTGAGAGGGTGCACTCCGGATACGAGG CTCCCAGAATCCCTAGTGATAAGCGCATCttcaccaccacacacactcctAGCTGTGTGTTCCAGGATGTGGATGAGAG AGCTGTTCCACTTCTTGGGTACTTCCCCCAGGATCTGATTGGCACCCCAGTACTTCTTCTCATGCACCCCGATGACAGGCCTGTCATGTTGGCCATTCACAAGAAGA TCCTTCAGTACGCTGGCCAGCCGTTCGACCACTCCTCCATCAGGTTCTGCACGCGGAACGGAGAGTACGTCATCATCGACACCAGCTGGTCCAGCTTCGTCAACCCCTGGAGCCGCAAGGTCTCCTTCGTTATCGGGAGGCACAAAGTCCGCAT GGGTCCGGTGAATGAGGATGTGTTTGTGGCGCCACTCCCTGCCCTCATGGAGACCATGGACTCTGAAGTCCAGGAGATCACTGAGCAGATCCACAAATTGCTACTACAGCCGGTGCACAACTCTAGCTCCAGTGGCTACAGCAGCGTGGGAAGCAACGACCACCTTGCAGCATCCCAGGTGATGACCAGCGAGGGCAACACACGTTCATCCAGCGACAACAACTTCAACAGCAATAGGAGCAGCTTAAGCAGGACACGCAtcgaggaagagggggagagcggCTGGGCCAAACCT AGGTCATTCCAGGAGATCTGTAAAGGTATCCACCTCCAGAAGAGTCAAGAACAGCAGATCTACCAAGCCTCCTCCTCAGCCAAGCCTGAGACCAAGAAGAACCCTGGCA AGTTCCTCCAGAAGAGTCCAGCAGTGGTGCGTCCCAAGGAATCTGCAGCCCCTGTGGCCCCTCTGAATTGGAGGGACAGTGGGGTCAGTGCTGGGGTCAGTGCTGAGGTCCGTGGGCTGAGCCTGGAGGACAGCAGCAGCAGGTTAGCAGTACAGGAGGAACAGCTGGCCTTCAACGACCAGACGGTCTACTCCTACCACCAGATCAGCTGTCTGGACAGTGTCATCAG ATATCTAGAGAGCTGTAACATTCCCATCACTATGAAGAGAAAGTGCCACTCTTCTGACAACACCACGTCCTCAGACGAGGACAAACAGAAAGGAGGGGACAATCCCATGCAATTATCTGAAG AGATCATCGTAGATGTATCTGTGGCTGGGAAGGCGGTGGAGGGGGGCAGCCAGACTCCTGGGCCTCCCCCTAGTGCTGTTTCACCTCCCAGCCTGGAGAGGGAGCCCTATAAGAAGCTGGGTCTGACCAAGCAGGTCCTAGCGGCCCACACCCAGAACGAGGAGCAGACCTTCCTGTGTCGCTTCAGGGAGCTGAAGGGAGTCCAGGCCTTCCAGGCCAACTGTTCCCAATACCTGGAGCGCCAGAACGGACAGGGCGCCGCTGATG CTGTGCCCGCTGTGCGCCCATGCAAGCAGGCTGAGCCCGCCCCCTGGCGAAGCGGGCGCAACAAGAAGACCAAGTCCAAGCGGGTGAAACAGAACGAGTCGTCCGACAGTTCCGTGTCTCATAGGAGGAGACAGCCGCAGCCCCGACCCCACCTCCTCAACCAGGGCCTCAACCAGACCTCCTGGTCCCCCTCCAACACCTCCCAGTCCACCTTCCCGCCCCTGGCCTACCCCACCGTGGTGCCAGCCTACCCCCTCCAAGTCTACCCCGGGGCAGGTACCATGGCTGGCACCATGCCTACCCGCCCAGACAACTCAGTGGCGGGCTTCGGTGACAGCCAGTGCAACCAGGATCGCCAGTGCCTGCCACCAAACATCCAGCCCTCGCCCTTCTCTACTCCCATGGTGACCCCCGTGGTGGCTCTGGTTCTCCCCAACTGCATGTTCCCTCAAATGGGAAGCGGGGCTCCAGGACAGCAGCCTTTCTACCAGGCCGAGACGGCCGGCTACCCCTCCCAGCCGCAGCCCTTCCCCCTACTGACGTCTCTTTCCTACCCAGGCCAGGCATCCTTCACCATCCCTGCCCAGGCGTCCTTCACCATCCAGGCCCAGTTTCCGGGCCAGAACCCCTTTGCGCCCCAGACGGCCTTCCCAAACCCCGCCCAGCCTTTCTCATTCTCCATGCCCATGGAGGCTCCCAAGCCACCTGGGGAAACCACCCAGTCTCGCTGCTCCACACCTGGGTCCATGGGCGGCAGGGACCAAGTGTCCTCCCCTCCACTGTTCCAGTCGCGGTGCAGCTCGCCCCTGCAGCTCAACCTACTGCAGCTGGAGGAGACGCGGTGCTCCCTGGAGAGACAGGACAGCATGGTGGTGGCGCCCTCCGTTGGCACTCAAGGGAATAACACCGTCAGCGAGAAGGGAGGGAGCGTGGTCGGCCAAGCCATAGAGAAGGTCAAGGAGCTTCAGCAG GTGGGCCCGCCGGGTGACGGTAACCATAGCGACGTCAACTCGTCGTCGAGTGACCTGCTGGACATCCTGCTCCATTCAGACTCTCGTTCAGGCACCAGCTCAGCCACTTCAGGGTCCATGGGTTCCAGCTCTAATGGCTGTGGAACCTCAGCTAGAACGTCTAACAGCGGAATGTCTAATAACAGTGGAATGTTGGGATGTAGAACGTCAGCTAGCGGAACGTCAGCTAGCGGAGTATCTGGCAGTGGCACAG TAAGCAGCAGCCACACgagcaacaacagcagcaactACTTTGGCAGCATGGACTCCTCCCAGAACAGCTGCAAGAAGGTCAAAGTGCACTCCAGCGGCGGCGGGAGTGGTGGTAGCGTTAGCCAGGGGCGGCCAATGGAGGTGGAGCAAAGCCAATATGACAAATATGTACTGCAGGATCTGCCGTGGTTAGTCACCGCCAACACTGACGACAAGGTCATGCTGACCTATCAGATGCCCTCGCG GGGCATCGAGAGTGTGCTTAGCGAAGACCGAGAGAAGCTAAGTGTGATGCAGAAGAGCCAGCCGTGCTTCACCGGGGAGCAGCAGAGAGAACTGGTGGAGGTCCACccctggatgaggagaggagggctgCCCAAGGTCATGGATGTCGAG GCCTGTGTGGGCTGTGAGGAGGACGCTCCAGAGGCGGTGTTGTCTGAGGAGCTGCCTGGCCTGGATATGTGA